The Candidatus Nanopelagicales bacterium DNA segment CAGGCACTGCGGATCATTCGACATACTCAGGCAGTACCCCGCGACGCTCGATAAGGTGACCGACATGAACCCAGACCATCTTCGCTACTCGCCAGAACACGAGTGGGCTTTTGTCACCGAAAACGGCAACGTGCGCTTCGGCATCACCGACCATGCCCAGGACGCCCTCGGCGACATCGTCTTCGTCACGCTCCCCGAGCCCGGTGCCACGCTGGTCGCTGGCGACAGTTGCGGCGAAGTGGAGTCAACCAAGAGCGTCTCTGACATCTACGCCCCCATCTCCGGTGTCGTGGTATCGCGTAACGACGTCGTCGAGACCTCGCCGGAGGTACTGAATACAGACCCATACGGAAACGGGTGGCTCGTTGAACTGACCCCCGAGTCTAAAGGTCCACTTGAGGGTTTGCTGAGCGCGGCGGAGTACGAAGCGCTCATCGCCGAGTAGTTTCTTGCTCGGCTCCGGCTAAGTCGCTTGCCAATCCATAGGCTGAACCTTAGGTTCAGGCTTTGTGATTCAAAAGTGCTCCAACTGTGATTACGAGCTGGCTCCCGGTGACAGATTCTGTGCTGAATGCGGCGAGCCAGTCGTCAGCACAGCCCCCCATGCCGGTGCCTCGGACATCACTGGCACCGTTCATGGACTGGGACTTGCAACAAGCGATACCGGGCCCCAACAGGCCGTTGAACTCCCTGACATCGGTCCGGTGGAGGTTGGTCAGCATTTGCTGGTGATCGTCCGGGGGCCTGGCGCTGGAACTCGGATTGATCTATCGGGCGATGTCATGGTTGCCGGCAGGGCACCAGAGGCTCCGATCTTCCTCGATGACATCACCGTGTCCCGCCATCACGCCCGCTTCGAGTCCGATGGCGACGAGTGGAACCTCATAGATCTGGGCAGTCTCAACGGGACCTACGTCGACCGCCAGCGCGTTGATTCAGTACGGCTCGACCCGGGTGACGAGATTCAGATCGGCAAATACCGATTCCAATACGTTGCTGGCGTAGCAGCAGAGGAGACGGTGTGACAAGCGCGGCACAGGCGATGCCGATGCCGATGCCTTTGCTCACTATCGGAGCGGTCCTCGATTTGCTCACTACCGAATTTCCCGACATGGACCTCAGCATTTCCAAGATACGTTTCTTGGAGGCGGAGGGCCTCGTCGTTCCGGCGCGGACACCCTCGGGTTACCGGAAGTTCTCACCGGCTGATGTTGATCGCCTCCGATACACCCTACGCATGCAGCGCGACCACTTTCTCCCGCTGCGGGTGATCCGCGAACACCTCGACAAAATTGACCGGGGTTTTGAACCCGTCGCCGTAGTCGACAACCAACCGCGGGTGCCAGTATCCGTTCCCACAGCAGTCATTCCGGTGCCTGACCTTGAGGCCGACGAGTCGGTGCAGATCACCTTTTCTGACCTGGTCGAAGAGACCGGACTCAGCGTCCGGGCACTGGTGGACTTGGAGAAGATGGGCGTCATCACCCGTGATGCCGAGACCGAGCAGTTCAACGCAGACGCCGTCGAGATCTGCCAGGTTGTCGGTCAACTTCTCGGCTATGGGTTGGAGCCGAAACATATGCGTTCGGTTGTCTCGGCCGCTACCAATCAGGCAGACCTCGTCGAGGGTTTGATTGGTGCACGGCTCGCCAGCGCAACGGGATCCAATCGTGAACAGTTGCGCTCCGATGCCCAAGATGTCGCAATCCAACTGCTGCGGCTGCAGTCGATCTCGATCCGCGCTCAGCTGAGTCGGTCATTGGCCGACTGAGCCTGTTGCGGCGTAGAGTTGGCCCGTGATCGAGGTAGAGGTAGTTGGCGTCCGCGTTGAAATGCCCGCCAACCAGCCGGTGCTATTACTCAGAGAGGTCCAGGGCGCACGGTTCCTACCAATCTGGATCGGCGCAGTTGAGGCAACTGCGATCGCCTTTGCGCAGCAGGGCGTCGAGGCGCCGCGACCACTAACCCACGATTTGATCAAAGACCTGCTCGACGCTTTCGATCATGAACTTGTCACCGTTGAGATCTCCAACCTCGACGAGGGCGTCTTCTACGCGAACCTGAATTTCGCCGACGGGAGCACCGTTAGCGCTCGGCCCTCTGATGCTGTCGCCCTCGCCCTGCGTACCGGGGCGAAGACGGTCGTGGATGAGCAGGTGATGGATACCGCTGGAGTCGACGCGCCGGAGGAAGAAGAGGACGAAGTCGAGGCGTTCCGGGAATTCCTGGACACCGTGTCGCCGGAGGACTTTGGCGGCGGGCAACAGCCACCGGATGCCTAATTAGGTGAATTCCATGGCTGAAATTACCGATATGGGGTTCTTAATCAACCTCAAGTAAAGGTTGAGGGTTCGGATTTCTTACGGCATTGGGCCCGTTGTTCGCGTTGCAGGTTGACTCGGGCGACGGTTGTCCCTACGTTTCGAGCAAGCCAAGAGCGACCCGAGGTACTGGAGGATGCAAGTGACCGAAGCCACCGGTACCAACGTCGGAGGCAATGTGCCTCAAAGCGGCAAGTCAGCCACCGAGTCGCGAGTCTCGGTGCCGCCGCAGCAAGAAGTGCTTTTTGAGACCGTCGGACATGAGCTCTCGATGGACATCGGCTACCGCGGTCCGATCGCGTGCAGCGCCGCCGGAATCACTTATCGTCAACTCGACTACTGGGCTCGCACGGGCCTCATCCAACCGAGCATTCGCACCGCGAAGGGATCTGGATCTCAACGCCTGTATAGCTTCCGCGACATCCTGGTCTTGAAGGTCGTCAAGCGCCTTTTGGATACCGGCGTTTCGCTACAGAATATCCGCACTGCAGTCGACCACCTGCGAGATCGCGGGGTGGACGACCTAGCGGAGATCACGCTCATGAGTGACGGCGCGAGCGTCTACGAGTGCACTTCCGAAGAAGAAGTCATTGATTTGGTACGGGGCGGCCAAGGGGTCTTTGGCATCGCCGTTGGTCGAGTGTGGCGCGAGATCGAAGGTAGCCTCGCTGAGCTTCCCGGGGAACGAACCGACGGGCAAGGCGTGGTTCCGGAAGGCTTCTCCGACGAACTCGCCAGCCGTCGAGCACTGCGCACTGGCTGAAGCCCCACGGTTGATCGGGGTCGGCCTACCAGCGGGTAACCTTAGTTATCGGCTCAGCCGGGCCGCGCGATCGCGTAAAACTGACGACCTGTGAAAAGAGCGGCACCGTGAGCGTGGACTATCAACGTCGACATATCGGACCGACCACCGAAACCCAGTCGACGATGCTAACCGAACTCGGCTACTCGACTGTGGACGAATTGTGCGCTGCGGCTATCCCAGCGTCGGTACGGCTGAACGCTGAACTCGATCTTCCACCGGCGATCTCAGAAGCGGAACTTGCCGCCGAACTCGCTGGACTCGCGGATCGAAATGAACCGCGCACCCCCATGGTGGGCCTGGGCTACTACCGATCCCACACCCCTGCGGTGATTCGGCGCAACGTCCTGGAGAACCCCGCTTGGTACACGGCTTACACGCCATACCAACCGGAGATTTCCCAGGGCCGCCTTGAGGCCCTGCTGGTCTTCCAAACGATGGTCTCTGATCTGACCGGGATGGACATCGCCAACGCTTCATTGCTCGATGAGCCGACCGCCGCTGCCGAGGCGATGTCCCTGTCCCGGCGGGTATCCAAATCCAAGTCGAATCGCTTCATCGTGGATGCTGACACTCATCCGCAGACGCTGGCCGTTTTGGGCACCCGCGCTGAGCCGCTCGGCATCGAACTCGTCGTAACCGACCTCGACGGTGGGTTGCCCGACGGTGACGCCTTTGGCCTTTTGTTGTCGTATCCAGGTTCATCTGGCCGAATTCGCGACTTCCGGTCGTTGACGTCGCAGGCCCACGACTGGGGCGCCGTCGTCACTGCCGCGACCGATTTGTTGGCGCTGACATTGCTCACTCCACCTGGCGAATGGGGAGCAGACGTCTCGGTCGGCTCGGCCCAGCGCTTCGGAGTGCCGTTGGGCTTTGGTGGCCCACACGCAGGTTTCATGGCCCTGCGTGAGGATTGGGCCCGCAACCTGCCAGGTCGCTTGGTGGGGGTCAGTACCGATGCACACGGACAGCCGGCCTACCGACTGGCATTGCAGACCCGCGAGCAGCACATTCGTCGGGAGCGCGCCACCAGCAACATCTGTACATCACAAGTGCTGCTCGCGGTCATGAGTGCTTTTTACGGCGCGTACCACGGCCCTGAGGGCCTGACTGCCATCGCGAGCAGGGTGCACTCGCGAGCGGTCTCCATGAGCATTCGACTAAGCGCCTTGGGAGTTGAGCCACAGGCTGGTGAGTTCTTTGACACGGTCACCTTGTACGCCGCTGGTCTGGCCGACGGGATCGTCAAAGCCATCGCGTCAAAGGGCATCGACGTTCGGTTGGTCGACGCCGACCGATTCGCTGTCAGCGTCGACGAGACAACGACTGTCGCGCACGTTGATGCGTTGTGCGCGGCCGTCGCTGAGATCGTCGGCCGCCGCGACAAGGGGTCAGACCCCGTGCAGTCAGACCCCTTGTCGGCTGACCAACCGCATGGGTCGACCGCCAAAGAGGCGACCGAGTCAGTGCCCGCGCTGCCAGGGCCCTTTGCGCGCGATTCCGACTTCATGACCCACCCGTGGTTTCACCAGTACCGCAGTGAGACGACGATGATGCGGTGGTTGCGCCGGCTGGCCGACTTCGATCTCGCCCTTGACCGGACGATGATTCCGCTCGGCTCATGCACGATGAAACTGAACTCTGCGGCCGTCATGGAGCCCATCAGTTGGGCTGGCTTCGCCAACATGCACCCGTTCGGGCCGCCGGAGTCGGCTCGTGGTTATCGCGAACTCATCGACCGGGTGAGTGCCTGGCTAGCCGAGCTCACCGGCTATGCGGCGGTCTCGATCCAGCCAAACGCCGGATCTCAGGGTGAGTTTGCTGGGTTGCTGGCCATCCGGGCATATCACCGGGAGCGCGGCGAGGGTCATCGCACGGTGTGCCTCATTCCATCGAGTGCCCATGGAACAAATGCCGCGAGCGCCGCGATGGCGGGCATGCGAGTGGTCGTGGTCGCCTGCGATCACACCGGGGGAGTGGACCTCGACGATCTTGAGGCGAAGGTTGCCCAACACCGCGATCAACTCGCGGCCATCATGGTCACGTATCCGTCGACCTACGGCGTGTACGAGGACACCGTGGGCCACGTCGCCGCCATAGTTCATGAGGCAGGCGGTCAGGTCTACGTTGATGGGGCAAACCTCAATGCGCTGGTCGGTCTGTCCGCACCGGGGGAGTTCGGCGCGGACGTGTCGCACCTCAACCTGCACAAGACTTTCTGCATTCCGCACGGCGGCGGCGGGCCCG contains these protein-coding regions:
- the gcvH gene encoding glycine cleavage system protein GcvH, which encodes MTDMNPDHLRYSPEHEWAFVTENGNVRFGITDHAQDALGDIVFVTLPEPGATLVAGDSCGEVESTKSVSDIYAPISGVVVSRNDVVETSPEVLNTDPYGNGWLVELTPESKGPLEGLLSAAEYEALIAE
- a CDS encoding FHA domain-containing protein — its product is MIQKCSNCDYELAPGDRFCAECGEPVVSTAPHAGASDITGTVHGLGLATSDTGPQQAVELPDIGPVEVGQHLLVIVRGPGAGTRIDLSGDVMVAGRAPEAPIFLDDITVSRHHARFESDGDEWNLIDLGSLNGTYVDRQRVDSVRLDPGDEIQIGKYRFQYVAGVAAEETV
- a CDS encoding MerR family transcriptional regulator, producing the protein MPMPMPLLTIGAVLDLLTTEFPDMDLSISKIRFLEAEGLVVPARTPSGYRKFSPADVDRLRYTLRMQRDHFLPLRVIREHLDKIDRGFEPVAVVDNQPRVPVSVPTAVIPVPDLEADESVQITFSDLVEETGLSVRALVDLEKMGVITRDAETEQFNADAVEICQVVGQLLGYGLEPKHMRSVVSAATNQADLVEGLIGARLASATGSNREQLRSDAQDVAIQLLRLQSISIRAQLSRSLAD
- a CDS encoding bifunctional nuclease family protein, whose amino-acid sequence is MIEVEVVGVRVEMPANQPVLLLREVQGARFLPIWIGAVEATAIAFAQQGVEAPRPLTHDLIKDLLDAFDHELVTVEISNLDEGVFYANLNFADGSTVSARPSDAVALALRTGAKTVVDEQVMDTAGVDAPEEEEDEVEAFREFLDTVSPEDFGGGQQPPDA
- a CDS encoding MerR family transcriptional regulator, encoding MDIGYRGPIACSAAGITYRQLDYWARTGLIQPSIRTAKGSGSQRLYSFRDILVLKVVKRLLDTGVSLQNIRTAVDHLRDRGVDDLAEITLMSDGASVYECTSEEEVIDLVRGGQGVFGIAVGRVWREIEGSLAELPGERTDGQGVVPEGFSDELASRRALRTG
- the gcvP gene encoding aminomethyl-transferring glycine dehydrogenase, translating into MSVDYQRRHIGPTTETQSTMLTELGYSTVDELCAAAIPASVRLNAELDLPPAISEAELAAELAGLADRNEPRTPMVGLGYYRSHTPAVIRRNVLENPAWYTAYTPYQPEISQGRLEALLVFQTMVSDLTGMDIANASLLDEPTAAAEAMSLSRRVSKSKSNRFIVDADTHPQTLAVLGTRAEPLGIELVVTDLDGGLPDGDAFGLLLSYPGSSGRIRDFRSLTSQAHDWGAVVTAATDLLALTLLTPPGEWGADVSVGSAQRFGVPLGFGGPHAGFMALREDWARNLPGRLVGVSTDAHGQPAYRLALQTREQHIRRERATSNICTSQVLLAVMSAFYGAYHGPEGLTAIASRVHSRAVSMSIRLSALGVEPQAGEFFDTVTLYAAGLADGIVKAIASKGIDVRLVDADRFAVSVDETTTVAHVDALCAAVAEIVGRRDKGSDPVQSDPLSADQPHGSTAKEATESVPALPGPFARDSDFMTHPWFHQYRSETTMMRWLRRLADFDLALDRTMIPLGSCTMKLNSAAVMEPISWAGFANMHPFGPPESARGYRELIDRVSAWLAELTGYAAVSIQPNAGSQGEFAGLLAIRAYHRERGEGHRTVCLIPSSAHGTNAASAAMAGMRVVVVACDHTGGVDLDDLEAKVAQHRDQLAAIMVTYPSTYGVYEDTVGHVAAIVHEAGGQVYVDGANLNALVGLSAPGEFGADVSHLNLHKTFCIPHGGGGPGVGPVGVREHLVKYLPSHPFLPDSPVDAPVGAISGAPYGSAGILPIPYGYLRMMGADGLKAATQNAVLTANYVAARLRNHYPILYTGNEGLVAHECILDLRDITKETGVTVDDVAKRLIDYGFHAPTMSFPIAGTLMVEPTESEDLAELDRFCEAMIAIHAEIDRVAAGEWTLQESPLRAAPHTAHALAQEWDRPYSRELGAYPVAGLTRGKYWPPVSRIDGAYGDRNLMCSCPPPEAFE